The proteins below are encoded in one region of Gemmatimonadota bacterium:
- the priA gene encoding primosomal protein N': MARSRQAGAGAAEGRILIEVALPVPVPQTFVYESSEALAPGTRVLVPFGRRRLIGWVAGPLDPARAAPARVRVVGEVLDADPSLPPDLLALARWIADYYLASLGQVIRAALPAALGSSTRPDPTPRSRRVLSLVGDTPGLMRREELFGRAQRQRQLFEWLEATGADVEVRAIREAGYSDSVIAGLVSRGLVAIRNEPVLRDPFKDHASEPAPVHSPTHAQAGAIAALREAFDRAGPAEWRPFLLHGVTGSGKTLVYLELLRHVVDEHGKGAIVLVPEIALTPQTVARFRAVFGDRVAVLHSALSDGERYDAWRALRSGTKRIAVGARSAVFAPVQNLGAIVVDEEHEGTYKQSETPRYHAREVAIMRARAAGAACVLGSATPSLESWHNAAVGKFRLLELPRRVYDRPLPPVSVVDMRAPSPAPGAGPSTGRAPALAHERARLLSPAFAAAVRARVDRGEQSILLLNRRGYATFIRCSSCGAVLHCPHCNVSLTYHRGRSSLICHYCAYTRQPPRDCGECGAPAVAYRGYGTEQVERAVYEAFPDARVARMDVDTTGEKWSHHRILDRVRRGEVDILLGTQMIAKGLDFPGVTFVGVVDADVGMNLPDFRAAERTFQLLTQVAGRAGRGPAGGEVMIQTSHPDHYAITAALRHDYHGFVERELEERSGPGYPPHGRLANIVVAGTREAAVQELSAEIADRMTASLPGIGAGAVEVLGPAPCPVDRIRDRWRWHVLLRSSRAGPLGAACRWALTAFADRVGGGEPRVSLDRDPLSLL, encoded by the coding sequence AGGGCCGCATCCTGATCGAGGTCGCCCTCCCGGTTCCCGTTCCGCAGACCTTCGTTTACGAAAGCTCCGAGGCCCTGGCCCCGGGCACGCGCGTGCTCGTCCCGTTCGGACGGCGGCGGCTGATCGGATGGGTCGCCGGCCCTCTCGATCCGGCGCGGGCTGCTCCGGCCCGTGTCCGTGTCGTCGGCGAGGTGCTGGACGCGGACCCGAGCCTGCCCCCGGACCTGCTGGCGTTGGCCCGCTGGATCGCGGACTACTACCTGGCCTCCCTGGGCCAGGTGATCCGCGCGGCGCTGCCCGCGGCGTTGGGGTCGTCGACCCGCCCCGATCCAACGCCGCGCTCGCGCAGGGTATTGTCGCTCGTGGGCGACACGCCCGGGCTCATGCGGCGTGAGGAGCTTTTCGGGCGCGCGCAGAGGCAACGCCAGCTCTTCGAGTGGCTGGAGGCGACCGGCGCGGACGTCGAGGTGCGCGCGATCAGGGAGGCCGGCTATTCGGATTCCGTAATCGCCGGGCTCGTGTCCCGCGGGCTCGTGGCGATACGCAACGAGCCCGTGCTGCGCGATCCATTCAAGGATCACGCTTCGGAACCGGCGCCGGTACACAGCCCAACCCATGCCCAGGCCGGCGCGATCGCCGCCCTGCGTGAGGCGTTCGACCGCGCTGGCCCGGCTGAATGGCGGCCGTTCCTCCTGCACGGGGTCACGGGCTCCGGCAAGACGCTGGTATACCTGGAGCTCCTGCGGCACGTGGTCGACGAGCACGGCAAGGGCGCGATCGTGCTCGTCCCCGAGATAGCGCTCACGCCGCAGACGGTCGCCCGCTTCCGGGCCGTGTTTGGGGATCGAGTCGCGGTGCTGCACAGCGCGCTCAGCGACGGCGAGCGATACGACGCGTGGCGCGCGCTTCGATCGGGTACCAAGCGCATCGCGGTCGGCGCCCGCTCGGCGGTGTTCGCGCCGGTCCAGAACCTGGGCGCGATCGTCGTCGACGAAGAGCACGAGGGTACGTACAAACAGTCCGAGACGCCGCGCTACCACGCGCGCGAGGTGGCGATCATGCGCGCCCGCGCCGCGGGAGCCGCGTGCGTGCTGGGCAGCGCCACGCCATCGCTGGAGAGTTGGCACAACGCCGCCGTGGGGAAGTTTCGGCTGTTGGAGCTGCCCAGGCGCGTCTACGACCGGCCGCTGCCGCCGGTCAGCGTGGTGGACATGCGGGCGCCGAGTCCCGCGCCAGGGGCCGGCCCCAGCACGGGCCGCGCCCCCGCACTGGCCCACGAGCGTGCGCGGCTGCTTTCGCCCGCGTTCGCGGCCGCCGTGCGCGCCCGGGTGGACCGCGGCGAGCAGTCCATCCTGCTGCTCAACCGACGCGGATACGCGACCTTCATCAGGTGCTCGAGTTGCGGCGCCGTGTTGCACTGTCCGCATTGCAACGTCTCGCTCACCTACCATCGCGGCAGGAGTAGTCTGATCTGCCATTACTGCGCCTACACACGCCAGCCGCCCAGGGACTGTGGGGAGTGCGGCGCCCCCGCGGTCGCGTACCGGGGTTACGGGACCGAGCAGGTGGAACGCGCCGTCTACGAAGCCTTTCCGGACGCCCGCGTCGCGCGCATGGACGTCGACACGACGGGCGAGAAGTGGTCCCACCACCGCATACTGGACCGGGTGCGGCGCGGCGAGGTGGACATCCTGCTGGGAACGCAGATGATTGCCAAGGGACTGGATTTCCCCGGCGTCACCTTCGTGGGCGTGGTGGACGCGGACGTGGGCATGAACCTGCCGGACTTCCGCGCCGCGGAAAGAACCTTCCAGCTCCTCACGCAGGTCGCCGGCCGAGCCGGCAGGGGCCCCGCGGGGGGCGAGGTGATGATCCAGACATCGCACCCGGACCACTACGCCATCACGGCGGCGCTGCGGCACGACTATCATGGCTTCGTGGAGCGCGAGCTCGAAGAGAGGAGCGGTCCCGGGTACCCGCCGCACGGGCGACTCGCCAACATCGTCGTGGCCGGAACACGCGAGGCCGCGGTCCAGGAATTGAGCGCCGAGATCGCCGACCGCATGACCGCCTCTCTGCCCGGGATCGGCGCGGGAGCGGTGGAGGTCCTGGGGCCGGCTCCGTGCCCCGTCGATCGCATCCGGGACCGCTGGCGGTGGCACGTGCTGCTGCGCAGCTCGCGAGCGGGCCCCCTCGGCGCCGCGTGCCGCTGGGCCCTGACCGCTTTCGCCGATCGGGTCGGCGGCGGCGAACCGCGGGTGAGCCTGGACCGGGACCCTCTCTCCCTGCTCTAG